In Kangiella koreensis DSM 16069, the DNA window GTATGTCGGAAGGCATGGTATTGGCAGCTGGCCCAGGCGGCAAAGATCTCTGGATCTTGAATCCCGATGAAGGTGCTCAGCCAGGCATGCGTGTAAAATAACGAGAGTAAAGTAGCGCAAGAAAAATAGCAGGATTAATCATGACAGTACCCGCAACAGAAGCAGTGCAAACTGCTGAGACACAAGAAATAGTCACCACCTTTGCCAGCTATGGTTCAACCTGGGCCATCTACATTGGACTGGTTTTGCTGATGATTGGCATCATTTGGTACGCCATACGTAAATGGCACTTCGCCATTAAATGGTTTATTGCATCGGTCATTCTGGCGGGAGCATTAACACCAGGCCATCCGGTGGATTATGCCGAAACCTACTCACCGTTAGTATTGAATTCAGTAGTATTGCTATTTGATGGTGATAGCGCAGGATTTATGGCAGGCATAAAAACCATAATTTGGGTATTTGTCACCGTTTTCTTAGTTGGACTGGCTGCCTGGTTCGGCTTTAAATTTTGGCGTAAGAAACAAGGTCAAAGTAATAATAAATCGGCTACTTCAAAGCCCGCTGAAAAGAGAATGGCAACTCCAGTAGAGCCAACTCTTGGTGATGAAGACTCAGTTACCGAAGAAAGTTCTGACAGCCCAACTGATAATCCAACGAACCCAGAAAAGAGCTAACCTCCTTCCCTCAGATTTAAAGGGCGAGCACCGCTCGCCCTTATCCTTAATCCCAACTCCGGCTCGCTGCTCAAATCTGTACGGA includes these proteins:
- a CDS encoding toprim domain-containing protein, encoding MTVPATEAVQTAETQEIVTTFASYGSTWAIYIGLVLLMIGIIWYAIRKWHFAIKWFIASVILAGALTPGHPVDYAETYSPLVLNSVVLLFDGDSAGFMAGIKTIIWVFVTVFLVGLAAWFGFKFWRKKQGQSNNKSATSKPAEKRMATPVEPTLGDEDSVTEESSDSPTDNPTNPEKS